In one window of Candidatus Sulfuricurvum sp. RIFRC-1 DNA:
- a CDS encoding energy transducer TonB has protein sequence MKANRFLLALFIAIFIHTLLLGLFWFLVLYEEISDQKPFYKEKRFGITLSEETEIMDTIPSASQSPTQITESEPSKALSASTTPIKLQEPSSQISLKHITEADRESLPFSVLHHYGDEFFALSAGEQHYIIDNLQKIRKINEMVGTRLLRERPDDVDPMDNNVVEFILNPDGRISDLSLEKNRIGTPLDELTLQTINLAHPKYPKPDQPTHIRIRVYIIVKE, from the coding sequence ATGAAAGCAAACCGATTTTTGTTAGCGCTTTTCATTGCAATCTTTATTCATACGCTGTTATTGGGGTTGTTTTGGTTTTTGGTATTGTACGAAGAGATATCCGATCAAAAACCATTTTACAAAGAAAAGCGCTTTGGTATCACCCTCAGTGAAGAGACTGAAATTATGGATACGATCCCCTCAGCGAGCCAATCACCCACACAAATCACCGAATCTGAACCATCCAAGGCTCTGAGCGCTTCAACTACACCTATAAAACTGCAAGAACCTTCATCCCAAATTTCACTGAAACATATAACCGAAGCGGACCGAGAGAGCCTTCCATTCTCTGTCCTCCACCACTACGGTGATGAATTTTTCGCCCTGAGTGCAGGTGAACAGCACTATATCATCGATAATCTCCAAAAAATACGTAAAATCAATGAGATGGTCGGTACACGATTACTGCGTGAACGCCCCGATGATGTCGATCCGATGGATAATAACGTGGTCGAGTTCATCCTCAACCCTGATGGAAGAATCAGTGATCTCTCATTGGAGAAAAACCGTATCGGCACACCGCTCGATGAGCTAACGCTCCAAACCATCAACCTCGCCCATCCCAAATATCCCAAGCCCGACCAACCGACCCATATACGGATAAGGGTTTATATTATTGTCAAAGAGTGA
- a CDS encoding DMT family transporter codes for MISHLSDTRRGIVYMLMASFLFALTMLFAKLLSGSMGSVEVTFWRNAIGLIVIALFSLNKPIRNIGGKPFTLIFRGVIGTIALLTFFYTISATTLSNAIVYAKTEPIFTALLAFLLLREKLQSGAIFAIFIGFAGVAMLSGMNLGYLHVMGILTGFLSALAYTSVRSLKAYYDERTVVLSFMLSGVLIPVFLMFTAQYITSEFFAFALTPFIEPSGYDWIWIALMGVTAAYGQIYMTRAYFYAKAGVISTVSYSVVLFATLFGVMLGDLFPTPMVIGGGVLIVLSGVILSR; via the coding sequence ATGATTTCACACCTGAGCGATACACGCCGAGGCATAGTTTATATGTTGATGGCCTCTTTTTTATTTGCCCTTACGATGTTATTCGCAAAACTTCTATCGGGTTCGATGGGCTCGGTCGAAGTGACCTTTTGGCGTAATGCGATCGGATTGATCGTTATAGCCCTTTTCAGCCTGAACAAACCCATCCGAAATATCGGCGGAAAACCCTTCACCCTTATTTTTCGCGGTGTTATCGGAACCATAGCCCTCCTTACCTTTTTTTATACCATCAGTGCTACTACCCTCTCCAATGCTATCGTTTACGCGAAAACCGAACCGATTTTTACCGCTTTACTCGCCTTTTTACTCCTTAGAGAAAAACTTCAATCCGGTGCTATTTTCGCTATATTCATAGGTTTTGCCGGTGTAGCGATGCTCAGCGGAATGAATCTGGGATATCTTCATGTTATGGGGATATTGACCGGCTTTCTCTCGGCGTTGGCTTACACCAGTGTCCGAAGCCTCAAAGCCTACTATGACGAACGAACCGTTGTCCTCTCTTTTATGCTATCGGGAGTGCTTATCCCCGTATTTTTGATGTTTACCGCGCAATACATAACGTCAGAATTTTTCGCCTTTGCCCTAACCCCGTTTATTGAGCCTTCCGGTTATGACTGGATTTGGATTGCATTGATGGGAGTTACTGCCGCTTACGGGCAAATTTACATGACCCGTGCCTATTTTTACGCTAAAGCAGGGGTTATTAGTACGGTGAGCTATTCAGTGGTACTTTTTGCCACGTTGTTCGGAGTGATGTTGGGAGATCTCTTCCCGACACCAATGGTGATTGGAGGGGGAGTGTTAATTGTTCTTAGCGGAGTAATTCTCTCTCGGTAA
- a CDS encoding GGDEF domain-containing protein, translating into MADLHQEHIEITNQVKQAIHNVPIVFPAQYGKLYYEASQSRDIHLKPDELLTYEMLDEKIVRHIITLSECADHAITAIETEDKSLLTSILEKTKQLQQEIQELQKIVYEDGLTKSYNRKWFDDTILTQDKLSLRDSGTIVMIDLNKFKEINDTYGHLVGDKVLIHVTAKLKESGGRVVRYGGDEFIVVFDAKVSTSDIKAKIENILRYFEKIHFKVEDKSFKVSFAYGMAPFTRGADVLHVVEAADKSMYRHKKGA; encoded by the coding sequence ATGGCTGATTTACATCAAGAGCACATTGAAATCACGAATCAAGTCAAACAAGCTATTCATAACGTACCCATTGTATTTCCGGCTCAGTATGGGAAACTCTACTACGAAGCCTCACAATCTCGTGATATTCATCTCAAACCCGATGAGCTGTTAACCTATGAGATGCTTGATGAAAAAATCGTTCGTCACATTATCACCCTCTCTGAATGTGCCGACCACGCTATCACAGCCATAGAGACTGAAGACAAATCGCTTTTAACCTCCATTTTAGAGAAAACCAAACAACTCCAACAAGAGATCCAAGAACTCCAAAAAATCGTTTACGAAGATGGTCTGACCAAAAGTTATAATCGAAAATGGTTCGACGACACCATCTTGACTCAGGATAAACTCTCATTACGTGACAGCGGTACAATCGTGATGATTGATTTGAATAAATTTAAAGAGATCAATGACACCTACGGTCATCTCGTCGGCGATAAAGTACTCATCCATGTTACAGCAAAACTCAAAGAGAGCGGAGGACGGGTAGTACGCTATGGCGGAGATGAGTTTATCGTCGTTTTTGATGCTAAAGTTTCCACCTCTGATATTAAAGCGAAAATCGAAAATATTCTCCGCTATTTTGAAAAAATCCATTTCAAGGTTGAGGATAAATCGTTTAAAGTCAGTTTTGCCTACGGAATGGCACCCTTTACCCGTGGTGCAGATGTCCTCCACGTTGTGGAGGCCGCAGATAAATCAATGTATCGACATAAAAAGGGAGCATAG
- a CDS encoding TonB C-terminal domain-containing protein, which produces MMMNQLKPSIPPETKPPEPKEERFRLSLKEMPNNRPEAIVKNDIPKISPTLPIPRGEQLIKNTQPIPKPQTIKPTPPVTPATKPIPPVSEPIVEPKKAFERHVAKTVAEIQRQPQPKKEQGLYDILSKADSSAQERPKSFTKVSDSIQRLYGDKFNELSEGEQRYILDNQEVMRRITQGVLDRYGRSRIPDNIRINDTNMIEFYLHPNGSISDIRFLKNSQLSILDDTTKEVIELAYGQYPKPQQKTLIRYRVFYNLTGY; this is translated from the coding sequence ATGATGATGAATCAATTGAAACCTTCTATCCCGCCCGAAACGAAGCCTCCAGAGCCTAAAGAGGAACGTTTTAGACTCTCACTCAAAGAGATGCCGAACAACAGACCCGAAGCCATTGTCAAAAACGATATTCCTAAAATTTCCCCTACCCTTCCCATCCCACGCGGTGAACAGCTTATCAAAAACACCCAACCTATACCGAAGCCGCAAACCATCAAGCCGACACCTCCGGTAACGCCTGCCACTAAACCAATACCTCCGGTTTCTGAACCGATTGTAGAGCCTAAAAAAGCATTCGAGCGCCATGTTGCTAAAACGGTTGCCGAGATTCAGCGGCAGCCTCAACCCAAAAAAGAGCAAGGGCTGTACGACATTCTCTCCAAAGCCGATTCATCAGCCCAAGAGCGCCCAAAAAGTTTTACCAAAGTCAGTGATAGTATCCAACGTCTCTACGGTGATAAATTTAATGAACTCTCCGAAGGGGAACAACGCTATATCCTTGATAACCAAGAAGTGATGCGCCGTATCACCCAAGGAGTCTTAGATCGTTACGGCCGATCTCGTATTCCCGATAATATTCGTATAAACGATACCAATATGATCGAATTTTATCTCCACCCCAATGGAAGTATTTCTGATATACGTTTTCTTAAAAACAGCCAACTCTCCATTTTGGACGATACGACCAAAGAGGTGATCGAACTGGCCTACGGCCAATATCCAAAACCGCAACAAAAAACACTGATTCGCTACCGTGTTTTTTACAATCTTACAGGGTATTAA